One region of Myxococcota bacterium genomic DNA includes:
- the rfbB gene encoding dTDP-glucose 4,6-dehydratase, producing MKRILVTGGCGFIGSHFVRLLLAEEPDARVVNLDCLTYAGNLANLADVAGSPSYRFVRGDIRDEKTARELVADADWIVNFAAETHVDRSTKTRAGEFIETNVYGVYVLLEAMRQVNPRARFLQVSTDEVYGDVEFPHFPNESALLRPSSPYSAAKAGGDHIALAFHRTHELDVVLSRCTNNYGPYQYPEKVIPVFITNALDDQPLPLYDGGTQVRDWLRVEDHCRALLLLLRRGAKGEVYNIGANQDPEVTNRELTALILRCLSKPDSLIQPVSGLRPGHDQRYAVDTSKIRALGWRPQLELAQGIEKTAAWYAARRDWWEPIKSGEYREYYQKHYGAAASR from the coding sequence ATGAAACGCATCCTGGTCACGGGCGGCTGCGGCTTCATCGGCTCGCACTTCGTGCGCTTGCTCCTGGCCGAAGAGCCCGACGCGCGCGTGGTGAACCTCGACTGTCTCACCTACGCGGGCAACCTCGCCAACCTGGCCGACGTGGCGGGCTCGCCGAGCTACCGCTTCGTGCGCGGCGACATCCGCGACGAGAAGACCGCGCGCGAGCTCGTGGCCGACGCGGACTGGATCGTGAACTTCGCCGCCGAGACTCACGTCGACCGCTCGACCAAGACCAGGGCGGGCGAGTTCATCGAGACCAACGTGTACGGCGTGTACGTGCTGCTCGAAGCCATGCGCCAGGTGAATCCGCGCGCGCGCTTCCTGCAGGTCTCGACCGACGAGGTCTACGGCGACGTGGAGTTTCCGCACTTCCCGAACGAGTCGGCGCTCTTGCGCCCCTCGAGCCCGTACTCGGCGGCGAAGGCCGGCGGCGACCACATCGCGCTCGCCTTCCACCGCACGCACGAGCTCGACGTGGTGCTGTCGCGCTGCACCAACAACTACGGGCCGTACCAGTACCCCGAGAAGGTGATTCCGGTCTTCATCACCAACGCGCTGGACGACCAGCCGCTGCCGCTCTACGACGGCGGCACGCAGGTGCGCGACTGGCTGCGCGTGGAGGACCACTGCCGGGCGCTGCTCTTGCTGCTGCGCCGGGGCGCCAAGGGCGAGGTCTACAACATCGGCGCGAACCAGGACCCGGAAGTCACCAACCGCGAGCTGACCGCGCTGATCCTGCGCTGCCTTTCGAAGCCCGACTCACTGATCCAGCCGGTGAGCGGGCTGCGCCCGGGTCACGACCAGCGCTACGCGGTCGACACCTCGAAGATCCGCGCGCTCGGCTGGCGCCCGCAGCTCGAGCTGGCCCAAGGCATCGAGAAGACCGCGGCCTGGTACGCGGCGCGGCGCGACTGGTGGGAGCCGATCAAGTCGGGCGAGTACCGCGAGTACTACCAGAAGCACTACGGAGCGGCGGCGAGCCGCTGA